Within Corvus cornix cornix isolate S_Up_H32 chromosome Z, ASM73873v5, whole genome shotgun sequence, the genomic segment ccccccaatAATTTACTGTATCCCAGATTTATTACATAATGGAAAAGAGAACTGCAAAAATCAAAGAATTCATATTGTGCAGAAACATAGGGAAACCTTGGTCCAGGAATGATTCTCTTAGTAAACTGCTTCAAGATGATTTTCTACCACGGAAATCCACATGCatgctaaaatatttcatgCATGCTTATTTAAAGGTATAGAAATGCCAGCATTTTAACAGAAAGTCCAATTCCAGGCATGGTATTACCATTATTCAGTGAATGTCTTGGTGGTTCTAATTGCCAAACACTTgaaagcacagacagaaaaagggaaggtATTTGAAATCATAGATTAGTACAAATATAAGATCTTACCATTGTATAGGGTGGGAAAAAGcacccaaccaaccaaaccccaCCCCgcaaccaaaaccccaaaatcctcAGCCACCAAACCTCTGCCCATAAGGAAGCCTCCACAAATACTGTATCAAATTCCCTGCTGTTTGTAAGATTCACCTCTGGAAACCAATCAGACTGTAACTGTCTTCCAGGACCACTGCTACTGCATGCTTCACTGGGATCAACAGCATATTCTGGTTATCCAAATACTGTATCTATATTCAGTCACTCCCTCATCTGTGTGTTCCAGTTCGCCAAGAAACTACACTCCCTGGATAGCTTGTATTCTCTCTCtgagatagaaagaaaaaaaaaattccttcagcAAATCCAGGGGAacattctgaattttaattcatttcagaGCAAAAAGTATCAtgataatattttcataatattttctcttaaaaactgAAACTCACCCTTCAGCTTTCATCAGCGGCCAGAGTAATTTAACCTACAGTATGACAAGTGGAATGATAAGACTGAAAACCCTaggtttaaattaattttttttaaaaacataatttttatctgaaagCCTTTCTCAGTTCTACCTTTCTTGATGATAGTGTTTGAGGAGCAATCAGTTCTATGTGAAGATTAAACAAGTTGGTAGCTTCCCATACAGCCCTGTGACTCATTCTGAAAATCTCTGCGCTGATATCAGCATGTTGAATACCAGAAAGAAAGCGACCCAGCAGTGACTCTGGGTAGCTTCATGGACTGaagcaaatatttacatttattcaAACAACGGGGAGGTGGGGTGGCACAATGAAAGCCATATTTGTCCTAAGAGTTATGTCACTGTTCcaaacacagcttctctgtgcaaaAAACAAGGAGCATTTTAATtacccttctcctcccccctcaccaaaatatttttaggattACTTGACTGTGCAAACTGTGTGATAGCCAGTTGTCAGGAACAAAGGACAttgtatttctgagaaaaagaaatggtcTGAGTAATCAAAATTCTCTGAGATGCACAAAAGGTGAAAAAGTTCTCCCCGATTTGATCACTTGTGTTATCAACTGGGCAGTTAATAACTTTGCCTAAATAATTGGATtgtaaaatatatacatattgTGAAATTCCTCTCATGTTCACTGGAAAAGCCTGCCGTTTAGAAAAAACTGATTCTCAGAAAATGAGTAGGAGGAAAGCAAATATGAACTACTGTTAATCGCCTTCTATACTCATGTACTGCTTTAATATAACTGTAGCACTTTTCTTCAAACATTTGAACAGTTGCCTGGAAATCAGTATAACTTAAGGATAGAATAAGCAATCTAGAAAGCCAGACTACCAAATGCCAAgttcataatttcttttccttggtaCAACAAATGCTTTTAGGTAGAATTCAGTAAATTGAAAATGCAGAGGAAGTATTCAGATTTGTTTTCTATGTATAAAACATTTAGGCTGCCTCCTGCAAGCCTAGCCATAGGGTCAGATCTGACTGTAACATACTGAGATCTCCTATCATTTCGATGCACTCAGGACTGGGGGGCATTGATAACCACTCTGTTATtgtctctcttccttcctttcctaaAGAAATGTCTTtggtttgctctttttttggcagtttgctttgtatttttttttccctaaaaaggCAGCACAATCACTTTATTACAAATAGTGCTTTATGCTCTATTGCTTAATTCTGATTTGCCTGATAAGACGCATGGTATTGTTTAGACATTCATCCGGTAAGATGATGGGAACACTTCTGACAGTAAAACATGGACAAAGAATTAACCAAGCGATTTTCTACAACTTATCTCACAGATAGCATTTATTGTTCTCTCTCTGTAGTATTGGTTCTTGGAAATTTACTtggaatacaaataaaatagtattttagaGTCAAAaggagattttctttcttcaaaatgaaactaGTAGCAATAGCCATATTACCAACAATAGTTAAAATTATAGTTTCTAAATcttaaaacctatttttaattcagtatttcatgCACTGTTTTAATGCTTTTACAACTTTAATGGTTCTGAAAAAGCCTCACATAATGCCATCTGAAAAAGTAAACTGTCTTCTATTTCGTAGGGATATAACATGCACTGAAGATAAACTGTCTCCAACCACATTGAAGAGAAACACTGTACTAAAAGACAGACCtaacacaaaaacatttttaattttgttgggTATTTTGTTCTTCAAGTTCATAATTCATAAGCCAAAATTTACTGCATTCTAACAATAACAGCTTCCTTcacaaaatcaaagcagcatCCTTTCTAAATTTTAAAGGTTTCCGTGGTCTCATAGGTTTCCAGAAGGTGAGCGATGCAGTCATTGTGTGAAAGGGTTTAAAAGTATTATAATGTTACATCTGGCAACTGTAAAATTTTTGGACCCAGCAATGCTGACAAATTTGCACTGAGGATAACTGTTTACAGGTAAAAGCATGATTTCAGCCTTTTGGGCTGCTTGCTCTCCATAtgaatttcagacaaaaatgggagaaaaaattttcaaaactgctcAGGAATACTCACTTGGTTTTTGCAGCCcgcttttgaaaatgaaaaaaaagaaaaaaaaattgaacaagAAAAGATCCCAACAACAAACCAAGAACAACACTTCCCTCTCTGGCCTAAACAGAAATTCTGTTactggtatttatttatttatcaggTATTTGTATCATGTGGTCCCCTACCAGCAACTAAAAGACATATCAAACATCCTTCTTTTGAGACCAAGccaacaaaaccaagcaaaattATAAGAAAATGTCAGTTCTGGAGACCAGACATGTTTGCTGGAAAAGTAGGCTTTTAAAAGGACTTCATAAAGATTGCTTACCCAATTGGTGGTATGTTAAAGCATAGAAAATTCTGTGGTGGAgggaaagaaattgttttattttcactctagACATACTTAGTAGGGAAATTTAGTCTCCGGCCAATGGGAAGGTCAAGTGTAGGCAGCattaatctctttttaatttatgtaaggaaaaatgttctgtttgtttcaggGCAGGATGCTCTTAAACTGTTTCTATAGTAAATTCATAGGTATTCTGAGAAAGACAAACTTGCTGTAAGAGAGCACATTTAAAGTGAAACAAAGCCTCATTTGCTGTAAGGTGATTGATGCTTTCTACTGATCTCACGTTTATTTGGTATATGCTAATTCTTTATATCAAAGACACATCTTTTAGACTTGGTTCAGGAGTGTTGGCAAGATGAAAAATACTAGCACAAGCTTTTTTGACAGCTTAGTTACTCCTTAAGATTATTAAACAAAATCTCCAGTCTCTCAGTTGATTATATAGCGTTATATGAGATGCAGCTACCAGACATTATTTCACACTGAACTTCACCCATCTTGACTAACCAGTTctctttttcaaagagaaatgcagagaaagatttttttaacttcaCACGATTCTACAGCACTTCCAATATTTTACCACTCCCTTCAAAAGTGAGGGCTCACTTTTAAGAAGATGCACCAGATTTCCGTCTTTTCTCATCACCTTGTTTGTAGGGTAATGGTAGTTCACCTTCCAAAGGCAGAGATGCTGGTCTGTCTTTGCTCTCCCAGTGCAATGTTTCTGGCCTTCTGATGGATGATTCAAGAGCTCCTGCTTGGTTCTTCATGAGTCAATGTAACCTTGAGATCAATACTAGACCTGGCAGCCGGCAGGGAGACTTCAAAGAATGTTAACTGCTcttttgaaagcagtttttttGGCCTCAAAATGTCATAACCAGACTGTCTTGGCAGAATCTTTAAAGTCCCAGTTTTCAGATGTGAAAATGTTAGCCgtatttttccccctcctttaaCAGTTTTTTTGTGAACCAGAGCGAAATTCATTTACTAGCTGGTTCCCACTAGCAGGAAACAATCATcctaaaacagaaaatgtactGAATTTACCTTATTCTTGGGCGTTCCCTATTGTCTCTGAACTACATACCTTACACAGTGGAATGtctttcaaagacaaaatttcaGTGGTATAGAAATAGGAATGGCCTGGGTGTTGCTCATCACCTGTTATTTTACCAAGTGTTTTGAAATTGTTTGTCCTTCCCGAAAGCAAACTAAGTCTCAAAAGAGCTAAGGTGAtacaaaatgacagaaaagaaattaattatatttactatttatccatgggtttttttaaattctgttgcTTTTATCCATTTGAAACAGGCATAGCTTTGCAAAGTGCTTTCAGATACTTTGCTCTATAAtactgaatctttttttttttttttcagttctgtaaaTCAGATAAAAAGTTACAAGGAAGTCCATGCTGGAAGAAGGCATGCAGATTCCTTTATGCCACACAAGGATTTTGCAAGACCAAGGTCAACCAGGTAAAGAGGAAGctagaaaaatatatgtaaactgtttaaaagcaaagttaAAGAGCCAACGGGAATACTTTTTAAATGAGCATTGAATTTTCCATTGTCTAAACAGTCAATTTGTAGTTCAGTTTTAAGTTATTTGACTAATTTTAGGAGAAGATCAAATTTCATGGTCTGTCTTTAAGTGGCAAATCAGAGTAAATAATTATCTTCTGACTATGAAATCCTGTTAATTCCAATTAAGGAATCCAAGTCACACCTAAATCTTTGAAGCTtttatgtttcaaaaataaaaaccaaggtGTTCACGTTCTTGGATATCAGAAACACAACACCTGGAAACACTTGTTTCCTTCTAGCAGTCTCCTGAAATCTTTGTTTTGGCCCTTGTAGTTTTTCTCCACTTAACAGTCAAGAGATACAGAGGAATAAAAGTTCTAACCACATACAGCTTTTACTTTAGCACTTCTAGTagaaggcttttttccccccagctttGATTCctatttaaatggaattttaaatcATGTGATAAATATATCCCTGATTAAATTACTCTTTATCCAGTTACAGTTGTGAGTGGGTGACAGCTACAGCCTGTATTTTCCTTGAAGTAATTTCAGCATAACGTGAGGGGATATTTGAGAAGGTATGTTAAGaatattctttaattttcttcatagtgaAAAAATTTCATGTAATTGTTGGCCTACTTCCCAAAACCTtagctggagaaggaaagactGCATATTGCACATTCACATTAGATTCAGAGAGAGTATACATCCTAGTGTTTAACTTCCACGCCAAGcaataaaggtaaaaaaacaTTCAAGAGAGTCACAGTTTTATATCAGGAAGTTAGTTCTTTTCCCtagattaaaataattgaaaataataaaacctgtTTTGAATCTCCAGTCAATATCCTACTTAACGTCACcctgagaagaaatttttgccaagattttttcttcaagctttttttttttaagtagtcaTAAGCTGgggaaggaattaaaaaaaccctagaaaaGTTAAACCAGCATGGCATTGATATTTGAGGGCTtgcctcatttttcttccagctacCTGTATTACCCAGGTTGATCTcagaagcaaaactgaaaaggctcatttttaaaaatacacatctcTCTATCTGATAAATCATGATGACCAAAGCAAAATATACATCTTGGATTTTAATTCtgagagacacagaaatattCTATATTGAGAAGCAATGGAACTAGTCACAAAGCACAAAtcaatttcttgattttttaccttttcttcacACTTGATATTGCTCAAGATTGGACAAGatggatccctggaaatgtggCTTGGATGAGCAGAACCTTATAGGACTATCTCAGAATGAACCAAGCCCACATACATCAACTGCTGCATGTACTCGTATCCCTTCGGAAAGtgtaaaatagtttttaaatggGAGCTTGACTTCTATTTAGTAAACATTGCTTTAGGGAGAGAATTTCATGCCTTCACTGGCAATAGGAATACTGTCAGActtggcaaaacaaaacagttttagaTGATGTTTAAGTATCAACACCTCTTTCACTGTCTGTATGCTCAAAATACTCATCACCTGTTGGAGTGTCTAGGTCAATTTTAGTtcttttattctaatttttttcttactgtagAAAGGATAAAATCTTGGGGAGTTTCTTATGACTCTGAAATACTTAAAAGAAAAGTCTACCTCCTAATCTTCTGCACAAAAGCAGCCTCAAAGTCAGAGACTCTATATACAACAGTTACTGCTTTACTTTTCAGCCGCTTCCAATATAACTGATTAGCTGCAGCTCTCAACTGCACCAGTAGGCACAAAAAGGTTAAGGCAAACTCTtgtaaaacaggaaagaaaaagacagcaggGCAACACTgatgaatttaaagaaaaaacaatttagaATTGGAATTTAACATCAAAATTAGGCAAGAGACATGAGAacattgcaaaagaaaagaaactccaCACAGAAAAGTTTAGGATACTTTGTATTTCAAATGAAGACAGCTTAACAGAaccaaatttaatttcttacaaaaggaaaattattttgcagagGTATTTTCAAGATTCAGATTTAAGGCTCAATAAGAACAGTGTCTTTGGAAAGGCCAAACATTGTAGTGAAGAAAATTTATGACAACATATATTTATCAGAAGCTATTTTATTGACAACAAATACAAAACTGTTGCTCTCATTCCctgatgtttaattttaaagatacagcttttccttccccactcTTACAGACTTGTAAATATAGCattgtaaaaaaccaaaaccaaaaaaaaaaaaaaaggtgacaataaattaagaaaaaaaaaatgggaggaggaggagaaaagcccAACCCATCAATGAGAAAATGCATTAGAAGCAATAGAAAAGTTAAGCAATAGAATTGAAGTATGATATTATGTACTCCTTCCAAGAGAACTTTGGGGGTTTtgcacatgaaataaaatagcagcaaagaaaaaggataaGTACAAGTGCATTTGTGTCCCACTGGAACTTGATCTTATTAACCAAAACAGTAGTACTCATCAGAATCAATTTTGGGATGCTTATGCAGAGACTGTGAGTCCTCCATGACAGAAGAATCACTGAACTTGTCCATATCCGAAGGGGTTTGGTGACCAGGGACATCATCCACTAAGGTGTCCAAATAACTCCCCACTGATATTCCATCCAGTCCATCACTACAGTCTTGTAAACTGTTACAGCTGCCATGGAGAGATGTCTCCTGACTTTCCAGCAAGCTGCACAGGCTTCCACTCAAACTGCTGCCTCGGCTGGCAATGGCTTTCTCTTCTATCATCCACTTGATTGATTCAATACTTTCATTGATGAGGAGGAGCTGGCGCATAAGCTTCACATCAGTGGCTCGAAGATTAACCTACAAGgcagaagtaattaaaaaaattagtcttttcATAATCAAGCCAAAGAGCATGATGGAGGCAATGAATGggttaaaagaaaacacaaaagaaatccAGCTTTCATATCTGGGACAAATCTATTTCAATAACTAGTAAAAAAGcccacaagcaaacaaacaaaaaaaccccaaagtatATCTACACTTTCAGTGAAGGTCAGGTGGGAACCTGATCAGCCCACCTAAGCAGTCCATTAACAGGAATGCTAGTCAGTGACAAGACTTGTACACACAATGCTGTTTAGATGAGAAACACAGCTGCTATGACAACTCCTAGGGGATAGCTTTTCACTAatcagagaaacacaaagccaTTTCTATTTACAATTACCCTAAGCTACTTACAGTTACAGACAGCTAGGCATTCACCCCAAGTTATCCTTACTATGGCTACTTGGGCTGgctaaaattttcaaatgtgcACAATTTGGAAAAAAGCTTGTGGATATTCAACTTTTACTCACACTACTCCTGAGTGCACATTAAAATCTGCCATGTAAATTTCTGAGAGTTAAAATACAGAACTTACTGAAATTGTAAATATCAGTTCTTTAAACCCATATTAGATGAAGGTGATGAAGTTCAGAGTCAACCACTTATTATAGATATGGAGCAAGCATTTGCTGTAACTAACTAAACAAAAGTGGACATTAAGAACAAACTCCTACTTTCTCAGTTGTGATGGTTGACACATACACGTTAATTGTAATGGACAGAGGAATATTACAGCGTTGGATTTCACAGATATATTTGAGTTAAACATCTTCATGTTTTCCTTAACAGGCAAACTATACAAGCCAGTTTTAAAGTCACTTCAGCTGACAAATAAAGCGGAGACCTAAGGTTTATATTTAGTGCTTCCTTCTCCTCATCTGAAACATTTTaagtactggaaaaaaaatctgtgccaCTGTCTTTTGTGCCATATTGAGAATTTGAAAGTCTTCAGTCaactgagaaataaagaaagaaacaagtaaGATCTATGGACAATAGATGTTTTATGCAGTTCTCCAAGTCTACAATTGTTGTACAGAAAAATAGCACCTGTATTGTTCATACACAATGGACTGGAACAGAATCAGTATTCTCAGGAAGCAGAGACTATATCTTGTTTTTCTAAGAATATAATCTGAACATGATTCTTTCCATACTCAAATGTCATCTTCTCAGGATCCCAAATTACACTGACCTCGTACAGTTGTTCAAAAGTTATTTCAATGTATCTTTATTCTCTTAGATACTGCAGAAGACTGTAGtggatccagctgggatgcTTCCTAGCAGCTGGTGCGGTGTTGTCCTCTGTATCTGTGACTAAACCATGTTGGTAGCACTCCAGTGTTTCAGCTCTTGCTGAGCAGTGAGTGCaatcaaggccttttctgtttttcactctgcaccctcagcaagtaGACTGGGACTGAGAAAGATGTTTGGAATGGACAGAGATGGGACAGTTGACCAGCATTCACCAAAGGGATATTTCTTGCCATACAATGCTGTGCCCAGGAATAAAACCTGTGTTTTTGATCTTTCCTATAAAGCTGTTGCTTGGGGGCTGGCTTGGTCTACTGGTGGGAGACGGTGTGTTACTGACTGCATCActtgttaatttattttcttcattttttaaactgtctttattaAAATCCAagtttttctgactttttttcttttaattctctcCCCTGATCCCACTGGAAGAGAAGAGGGGAGTGAGCGAGCAGCTGGTGGGTGCTTACTTACTGGTCAGGGACAACCCAATGCAAAGACATTTCAAGCTTTGCCAGTAACAGAATGCCTGTGTATTTGTCATGTGTATTCCCAGCTTCCTTCCCCAGTCCCCAGAATGACTTCTGAATTATTCTCAATCCAGTATCACAAGATTTAACACAGCTAACATGGTACTGTGCAAAATAGTTCTACCCACATTTCACAATTTTAACACTGCCCATCTGTCATTGTTTCAGGAGTGAGGTTATGAAAACAGATTGACCATTTTGTAGTTCTCCTGCTCAAGCCAATTTCTCTACTCTTACCAATAAATCACTATAAACCATTTGCTCGGCAACTAGGCTGTCATGAAAGCAGTAAATTACCCAACTTCTCAACTGCAACTACAGACTTCAGCAACTTGCTGAATATAAACATGCTTGGAGACAAGTTTCCCAAAAGACTGATTAAGGAAATGTTTAACAGAACTAGCACCAATATGACTCAAACAAAACAGTCCCTTTTAGATAAAGTAGACATCTCATATATTCATACTCAGttcacaggaaataattttattctctgaATACACCATTAGCTTCAGCATTTTTGTGGAATAGCCTTACTGGAACCAATTCTCTGCATTCCTGCGTACTAGAGTTGTCCTCCTCCTAGCTACCATGTCATTCCAAGTCTCCCATATCAAGAGTGTGCTTTTCCTAAAGTAAATACTAAATAGTAGTTTAACAAATGTCATCTTTCTTTAATATGGTTTACTTCATCATCTGCTTGATAacacaaaaatgtcaaaatgacattttctgcCCCTTATCTGCTTTagcacaaacacaaacattagCTTTTACTCACTTATGTAGCTGCAACTCATTTATCCTGGAAGTTGTTAAAGTAAACAAATTGGAGCATCGTTGGAGTAAACAAGTCAGTCCAAGATGGTTCAGCTAACAGGACTAAATACAATAAAATCTCACCATGCTTGACAGCCCCATTTGCTATGCACAGTAACAGGTGCATTTCAGGCACAATCTATATAGTGTATCATAGCTAATAGA encodes:
- the LURAP1L gene encoding leucine rich adaptor protein 1-like, yielding MEPGAPPDLRDVEQKLGRKVPESLARPLRGEELPARPAAAAPGPRRAAALARLETKLQLLRQEMVNLRATDVKLMRQLLLINESIESIKWMIEEKAIASRGSSLSGSLCSLLESQETSLHGSCNSLQDCSDGLDGISVGSYLDTLVDDVPGHQTPSDMDKFSDSSVMEDSQSLHKHPKIDSDEYYCFG